Genomic window (Puniceicoccus vermicola):
CTTCGCTGTCGGCCTGCGAAAACTCCTCCGTGAGGACCAGTTCGTCGTCGTCGAGAACGTCGCGAAAGATGGTTTGAAGGCGGAGGAGAGTCGACATGGTGGTGGAGTTCTTAGGCGTCTTGAGCGGAGAGGAGGGTCGGATCGAATTCGACGGAATCTTCAGGGGCTTTCCCGAGGGCACTCGACCAGACGAGGGAGGTGACACTCCATGAGAGGCCGTTGCCAAAGGAGGCCAGCAGGACCCGTTGTCCGGGTTTCAGTCGTTCTTGCCTCCAAGCCTCGTTGAGGAGGATGGGGGTGGAGGCTCCGGCGAGATTTCCAATCTGCTCCATGAAGTAGAAGCGTTTATCTTCGGGGACTTTGAGAGCTCGGTAGATCAGATCGACCATGGTCTTGTTCGCTTGGTGCAGAAGGACGAGGTCAATCTCATCGAGGGTCCAGTCGTGCTGCGAGAGATAGCTCTCAATTGCTGTGGGGATCGTTTTCAGGGAGAAGTGAAAGACGGCGGGGCCGTTCATGCAGAGCTGCTCAGGAGTGCGAACACTGCCGGAAGAATCGGTCTCCTCGGTCTGAGTTGCTGGGGAGCGGGGCTGCCGCATGCCGGAGGCGGGGATGACGATTTTCCGGCTGCTCTTTCCATCCGTTCCCATGAGGCAGCCTTCGATGCCTTCCTCCCCTTCGATTCGCTGGAGAATGCAAACGGCCGCTCCGTCGCCGTGGAGCGGAACGAGGCCACGATCTTTGGGGTGAACGACAGTGGAAACGGCATCGGCATTGCAGAGAAGGGCCGTTTTCGCGAGGCCGGCGGTCAGCATCGAGTGGGCGACGGCGAGGCAGTAGGGGAAGGCGGAGCAGCCGAGGTTGATGTCAAAGGCGCCGCATTCCTGCTTGAGTCCGAGACGGCCGTGCAGGTCGCAGGCGGTCGCGGGAATTTGATAGTCCGGGGTTTGGCTCGCAAAAATCAGAAGGTCGATGTCCTCCCTTTGGAACTTTCCGCGGGCAAAGAGGCGTTGGGCGGCGACGAAGGCCAGGTCGGAGGCCGTTACCCCAGGCGGCACC
Coding sequences:
- a CDS encoding 3-oxoacyl-ACP synthase III family protein; translated protein: MSSAILDMHYCLAPNERTDADLLENFDAKQLASITKMSGIHNRRVVPPGVTASDLAFVAAQRLFARGKFQREDIDLLIFASQTPDYQIPATACDLHGRLGLKQECGAFDINLGCSAFPYCLAVAHSMLTAGLAKTALLCNADAVSTVVHPKDRGLVPLHGDGAAVCILQRIEGEEGIEGCLMGTDGKSSRKIVIPASGMRQPRSPATQTEETDSSGSVRTPEQLCMNGPAVFHFSLKTIPTAIESYLSQHDWTLDEIDLVLLHQANKTMVDLIYRALKVPEDKRFYFMEQIGNLAGASTPILLNEAWRQERLKPGQRVLLASFGNGLSWSVTSLVWSSALGKAPEDSVEFDPTLLSAQDA